CGCCTGGTCGTGTTCGCCGGCGCCCACAGGTCGGCCCCATTGCTCTGGGTCAGCTGCAGCGTCAGGTCCACCGGCGCCAGGCACAGGCCACGGTTCCGAAGACTGTAGTGGTCGGGATCCTGAATTGATGGCACAACCAAGACGTGTTATGATCTTATGACATATTTCTTGGATGGAAGAATGGTGTATGCAGTTGAGTTTCAGTTCTAGCAGAATTGATCAAATTCAGGACTTTAAGTATGTACATTCTATCGGTCTTTACTGTACGACCAAGAGTTGCTTAGCATCTATCAAGTTGTTTTCACATTTCAGTGGAGGAGGCGAGGGATGGTGTGTGTACTCACCTCGGGCGCAGCGCCAGCAGCCGGAGGAGCACGCATGTAGGGGGAGCTCAGGACCTGCAAACATCAGTGCATTGCCATCAGCAGAAATGAAGGATTAGCAAACTTAGTAAGATCATAGTGTCTTGTGCAGTCACTGAAAGTAAGACCTCGAGTTGCTGGTGCAGGAACTTGATGTAGCCCGAGGCCTCATGCAGAACAGAAGCTGTATCCGTCTGCAAAAAGAAGCAACGATGATTTCAGAGCTTGCGAAACGAAACTTCAATTGCAAAAATGAAGTAGTCGAATACCTTTCCAAATGGTGACACGAGCTGCTGAAGCGCTGCCACTCTCTCACCaatcttgtccttcttctcctGCTCAATCAGGACAAGAAAACTTCAGCTAAACAACCACGTAGGAGTAAGATGCTAGAGATTTTCAACATTAACAGTATACATTTACCCTTGGTGATATGGGAGCGGTTCTTGGGCTCGTATTCCTCGGCTTCTTGGAGCTCATGCTTCCGAATTCCTCTGAGCTGGTGGTGGTGACGGCTTTGCCACTGAAGTAGCTGTCGGTGTGGTTCCTTTTGCTGTGATTGGCCACTTCAGCCATCATCATCTCCTGCTCCTGTTCGCTATCTCTTCACCCTGGTTCCCTGCGGAAATTCAGAAGGAAAGGATAGGCAAGATGAGCCTCCTTGCTCCTACTCAGGTAAAAGCCGACTTTTGCAGCTGGAATCGTTGGTTCACAAGTCGGTTTCATGGAAGATCACTATCACTCTACTCAAAAGCCAGGTCTTGTTCAAAGAAACCTATCGTTGTTTTATGAGCTAGTACTCTACTCAACTGCTTCAAAGTAACAATAAAAGATCGACATGACAAGACAAGGTCAAAGGTGTCATTAGCCTGAAGAACCCTTTGTTCTAGAAAATCAATCCAAGCAGTG
This genomic window from Phragmites australis chromosome 7, lpPhrAust1.1, whole genome shotgun sequence contains:
- the LOC133924490 gene encoding transcription factor bHLH153-like, encoding MMMAEVANHSKRNHTDSYFSGKAVTTTSSEEFGSMSSKKPRNTSPRTAPISPREKKDKIGERVAALQQLVSPFGKTDTASVLHEASGYIKFLHQQLEVLSSPYMRAPPAAGAAPEDPDHYSLRNRGLCLAPVDLTLQLTQSNGADLWAPANTTRRR